Proteins found in one Amphiura filiformis chromosome 14, Afil_fr2py, whole genome shotgun sequence genomic segment:
- the LOC140169577 gene encoding arylsulfatase-like — protein sequence MGYGDLSSYGHPTQEWGPIDDLAKEGLRFTSMYTASSTCSPNRAALLTGRLPVRIGMYGRQRNFNPWTPTGLPAEEITLAEALRDAGYSTGMVGKWHLGINSDTPMDGSYLPYRNGFDYVGTNLPYSNLWSCDEHQIHVNYPDPGRCYLYNNATIIQQPIAHENLTQTFTEDAKTFIRQHSAHKFFLFMSFSQPHVNLFGSTSFNGTSQRGRLLNIATSTILG from the exons ATGGGCTATGGTGATCTTTCGTCTTATGGACATCCGACTCAGGAATGGGGACCTATTGATGATCTCGCTAAGGAAGGCTTGAGATTTACTTCAATGTATACAGCTAGCTCAACGTGCTCACCAAATCGAGCTGCTTTATTAACAG GACGTTTGCCTGTTCGTATTGGAATGTACGGTCGTCAAAGGAATTTTAATCCTTGGACGCCAACAGGGCTGCCTGCTGAGGAAATCACCCTGGCTGAGGCGCTACGAGATGCTGGCTATTCAACGGGGATGGTGGGAAAGTGGCATTTAG GAATAAATAGTGACACTCCAATGGATGGTTCATATTTGCCATATCGTAATGGCTTCGATTATGTCGGTACCAATTTACCTTACAGCAATCTATGGTCATGTGACGAACACCAG ATCCATGTAAACTATCCCGATCCTGGCAGGTGTTATCTCTACAATAACGCCACCATTATCCAACAACCCATTGCTCATGAAAACCTGACGCAAACATTCACCGAGGATGCCAAGACATTCATTAGACAACACAGTGCACATAAGTTCTTTTTGTTCATGTCTTTTTCGCAACCGCATGTGAATTTGTTCGGCAGTACATCTTTCAATGGAACTTCACAAAGAGGTAGACTACTCAATATCGCTACGAGTACTATattaggctag